In the Desulfuromonas sp. DDH964 genome, GGAAACTGCATAGGCTGAAGTGGTGGTCGCCGTAGCTGCAAGGTTCACCCCCGCTCCGGGGTTGAAGGTCGCGTTGGCGGCAGGCGTGGTCAGGGCGGTGATGAGGATCGAGCAGCCGTTGCCGCCGGTAGTCCAGGCACTTGAGACAGCAGCCGGGGCGTCAGCCTTGACGCGGTAGTAGAAGAGACCGCTCACCTTGGTGATGGCCTGCGAGGTGGTCGTGATGCCGGTCGCCACCACACTGCTGGTGGCAAAGTTGTCCGTCGATTCTTCCAGCGTATAGGTCACGCCGGTGCCGGTGACGGCACCCCAGGAGACCGTGAAGCTGCCGCTGGTGGAGGTGGCGGGGACGGTGATGGTGGCCGGAGCGGCGAGCGTCGGCGGCGGCCCCACCGAGATGGTGGTGGCCAGCGTGGCAGCAGCACCCTTGCTGTCAGTCACCCGCAGGGTCATGGGACTGCCGGTAACCTGCCCCAGCATCTGATAAGCGACGGAATACCGGAGCGACCGTTTCTGGTTGGTGAAGTCGTAGATCCCGTCGTTGTTGATATCCCACGCATACGTCAGGGTGTTGGCGCAGGCATCGGTCGCAGCCGCAGTAGCAATCAGCTGGGTGTAACCGGCCGGCGAGGTGACGCCGGTATTCGGGTCGGTAAAGGTTGAATCCCAATTCAGGGTGTAGGGCCCCCCGGCGCTGGTAATGGTCGGCGCATGGGCAACGACGGTGAAACTGCCATTGACATTGACCGAACTGCCGGCGTCGGTCACGGTTAACACCACGGGATAGGTCCCGGCCGGCAAAGCCGGAACAACGACAGTCGCCCCCGCATAGGTGACACCATTCACCAGCCAGCTGTAAGTGGTGGTGGCGGTCTGGTTGGGGTCACTCACGGTCAGCGTGGTGGTATCGCAGACACTGATTTCACCAAAGAGATTGGCCGGGTTGGCCGGAACTGTCGCTTTGGCAGTCATGGTGACCAGCGTGTTGGATACGACCACCTGCTGTGGGGCCGAAGCCGCATAAAGGACCGCCGAATTGCCGTTGTTACCGGGGATCGGGTCGGGGACTTCGGCATTGACCACGGCAACGATGTTATAGGTTCCGGGCTGCAGATTCGCCAGGGAGAAGCTGAAATTGGCGCCGACCCCCATGCCGAGGGAGGTGTACCCCGTGGCCGCAGTCCCTTCGAAGTATTCGACCGAGAGGAGAGTTCCGGCGGTATTCAGGGGTGCGCCAACCGCGGTGGTGAGGGTAAGATTGGCCGGGGGAACATAGGGCCCCGGAGATGGGGTGATCGTCAGGGTGACATCGGCCAGCGGCGACGAGTAGGTCGAGCCGGCCTGCGTGTAGGCTTCGATCACATAGGTGTCGAGGCTCGGGTCGGCATTGGGGGCCGGGTCGGTAAAGCTGGTCTGGTTGGCCAGCGCCGAACCGACCTTTTTATAGGTGGCGGTACCGCCATCGGAACGCCAGATGTAATAGCCGATCTCGTTCTTGGGATTGCCAAAGCTCCCAATGGAACCGGTCAGGTAATTGGGGTAGTTGGTGTAATCGACCTGGGTCGGGTCAGTCCAGGAAAGTGCCGCACCGTTCCTGGTCAGGCTGAAGGCATCGGCCAGCAGCGTATTGACCTGGAGGATGATCGGCCGCATCATGTCCATCTCTTCGTGGCTGAGGATATGGCAATGCCAGACGTACTCCCAGCCGAAGTTATAGAGGACGTTATGCACCCCGGTGATACCAAAGGCCGGGCCAGCGTTCGGGTCGGGAGAGGCCCAGAAGGAGGGCGGTGCATAGGCCTGGCCGGTGACCGGGTCGACGTTGCTGAAGCCCATCTTCGAGCCGATGGGGATGGCCGGGTTGAGGGGTCGGATACTGTCGGGGACGCCGAAGGGGAGTGCCGGGGCCACCGGTCGCACGGCGACGATGGTGTCTTCCAGCGGGCTGATACGGATTGTATCCTTCCAGCCGAGCTCGTTGGGAAGCGGCATTTCGATCAGGTTGTCCCAACCGAGGCGGTTGATCAGCTGCACGTCGAAGATATGGAAGTGGATCGGGTGGGTATCGACGCCGTTGTGGGAAACATTCCAGATCTGGGTGCCGTCAGCGAGTTGCCCGAGGACATCGACCTGGACATCGGGCGTCGTCGAGTTGTCGACGATTTCGGTCGGCACATCGGAATAGCCATAGAGGTTGAGGTTGGCGTTGTTGGTCTGCGGCGGCTGAATTTCAATCGCCAGGTTGCCGCTCATGCGCCCATATTCGGGATCAAAGGAAGCGCCCATCTCGTCATGGATCCCTTTGGGCTTCATCAGGACGCTGACCTGCTTGTCATCGATGGTCTGGAATTTGAAGATATGGCCGTCGTTAATACTGTCACGGACCCCGCGCCAGGGCGCATTGGGGGGGAAGGTTTTGCCGTAGGCCTCGTTATAGGCGGTTTGCGCCACAATCGCCGGCTCCATCGCCCGTTCGAACAACGGCCGGCTGTTGGGGTTGACGGTGGTTGCCGGAGCGGCGGTGGTGAACTCCGCCTTGAGGGCGTCCATATTGAGCGGCGATGGTGTCGAGACGGTAGTGCCGACCTTGATCTGCATCACGGTGCGAGTGTTGGGAGCCAGGCCCGGTAACGGCCCGTGGCCGCCGTCGTAAACTCCGGTCACGGCATTGAAGGTACCGCCATCACCGTAGCCGCCGGAATCGCGGTAGTCGGGGGCGCCGGTCCAGTAGTCGTAGTTGAATACACCGGCCGGCCAAGCTGCCGGGGCATCGTTGTAGACAATCAGGGTCTGGCCGGCATATTTCGAGAAATCGACAATGACGTCGGCCCGTTCGGCCGGCATCAGGCCGAGGGCGGTTTTATAGACGTTGCCGACCCAGAAGGCGGTGGGATCGGTACGCCAGGTAATCGGCTGCGGGTCCCGGATCGCCGGCTGCGGCAGGAAGCCGGCATCAGTGCCGATCTGCACCCAGCTCGGTCCCCAGTTGCTCCAGCGGCCGGTGGCCGGATCATAGGTTCCCGGATCAGGGACCCCGCCATCGCGGCCGTCGATCGGCCAGTCCGCGGGCCAGCCGGCGGTGGCACTGGCGGGGACCATCTTGACCTCGGTTTTGGGGTCGAAGCCGGCCGGAACGGGTTGGCCGCTGAAGGGGAGCGTACCGCCCGGGGTCACCGGGCTCATGTTGGCCGGATCGCTGTCGGCCTTGTAGATCGACAGGTTGAGGCCACGGTCGTTGGCGGCGTTGAGAATGCGGAAGCGGTAGGCTTTGGGTTCCACCTCCAGACGCGGGAAGGTGGTGCCGTTGACGACCCAGGAGTCAAAGAAGGCTTCCATCCCCATGGATGGATGGGGAGTATCCGGCATCAGCGGCGGCTGGCCAGGCGTCTGGCAGTTGGCCAGAATCACGGGGTCGGTACTTTCGCAATCGGCATCGTAGTAGGGGTTGGCCACCGGCGGATGGGTAATCACCGTCGGCGGGTAGAACCAGGGACCATACATCCAGCGGCCGAAGGGGTTGGCTCCGCTGCCATCCGGGTTGTGCGGGTTTTGTGCCGGCATGTAGACATGAGGCATCCAGAGATCGCCGGTTTTCGGATTGCGAGTCACCCCGTCAGCGGCAAAGCTGCCGGTCCCCCAGTTCCAGAGGGGGTCGGTGACGCGGACTCGCGGCGTCATGACGTTGTTGTTCTGGGGATTAGGTACCGGAGTCGCGTCGACAAAAGTACGATCCTGCATGACCAGCGCGATCATCTCGTCCGGCTTATCGCCGGGGATGATATCACGGGCCGCCAGGTCCTTCTCATATTCATCCTGGATGACGTAACCTGCCGCCATCCCCGCCAGCACGTTGAGACGGGTAATGCCGAAGGCATGGTCGTGGTAGAACATGAGCCGGGCGGTCTGCTGGTTGGAGTAGTAAAAGGTCATGGAACCGTCACCCGGGTTCGGCATGTCGGGAACCATGGCGACACTCACCCCCTGGGGATAGGGGGTATTTTCGTCCTTGGGGGTAATCCACTGGTGCGGGGTCCCATCACTGATCCAGGGGGTACGGCCGCCATGGAGATGTACAGTGGCGCGGTTCTGGGAAAAGAACTCACAGCTGTTGTTAAGGGGATCGTCATGATTACACTGGGTGGCCGAGACGACACCGCGCGTTCCGGTCGGATAGGACGGCCCGGCGCCGGCGCCCATGACGGTCTCGTCGACAGGAATGAACAGGTCGCCATTACGGTGGCCACTGGCATCGGGAAGGCCATCGGTATCGGCCGGCAGTTCGTTGGTGAACTTGAGTCGTACCGGGCGATCGCGCTGGGCGATGATGATCGGGCCGAGGAAATGCCCCTTGTTGGGTGGCGCAACCGTGTTGCAGGTATTGTCGGAAGCGTTGAAGTTAGGGTCACCCAAAGGGAGGGGGTTGCTGCAGTTGGTCGCCCCTGCCGCGGTGCCGTCGTTGGTCTGGATATAGCCGCGCACCGGGGTGCCGAGGGGCATGTCGGAGTGCATCACCTCACTCCATTCCCGCAGGCTGATTTCATAGTAATCGGCGCCGGGATAGGTCACCGTGTCAGGGACCGCCACCGGCAGGCACTGGCCAAGATTGTTGGCCCTAATACAGTCACCATTGGCGTCGACGGCACTGAGGTCCGAAAGGGTGTCGACGAACTTGGCAATCGGCGGCGTAAAGGCCCAGTTGGCGGTAGTGAAATAGTCCGGCGGCTTGGGCCGGCCATCGAGGAGGAATTCGTTGGGACCGGTCGGAATGGTATCGAAGTCGACACCGGGAAGCCCCTGGGTCGTGACGCCGCCCCCTCCCTTGGTGCGCTTGGTCGGGTCGTTCTGCTGCTGCCGATAGAGGTGGATCTGCTCGCGCAGGGCCTTGAGGGAGTCGGCCGCAGCCTGGCGCTCCTGGTTGGAAATGCGCTGGTCCTGCTGCGAACGGATCCGCTCGATCTTGGCAGCCAGCTCCGGCGAAACAGTGCCGGCAGCGAATGCCGATCCGCACCAGGCAGTGAGCAATAAAACGACCAGGCCGAGAGTGCGCATCATCAATTGTCCGGTTTTTCTCATCTTTCCCTCCATCGTTCGTGTCGTCATGCCTTGTCCTCGTTCTGCAATGGCGCTGATTTTTATGGGAAAACGGGTACGTTTGGGCTCGGTTGCCGGGTCGTTGCCTTGAGCGAAAGTCAATAGCGAGAGGAGTATGGCGAAGGCACAGAATCCTCGCGTTCAAATATGACTGATTCAGATAGCATGCCAAAATGAAACAGGTGGGTAAAAAGGTCGTATCCACTGGATAGAGGGGCCGAAGATTAATGGCCCCCAAAATAAACGGGTGCAACTTTTGAGACAATGCACAGGAGTGGGGTGCGCATTTGCGCACAAGGGTGGGGGGGGGAGGAGTGATTCAGTTCGTGGTTCGTGGTTCGTGGTTCGTGGATTGTGGATTGTGGATTGTGACGCGGTTTAGACAAAACTAACGCAGGTCTCTCTCGGATCAGGTTTTTGGCTTGGGTTAAATCAGATATTAATCAGACCTTATCTGAAGTTATCCGCGCGAAACGCCCTTGACCAGGTTTCATTTAAACCTTGAAGTCAATTCCGTGTCACGCGGATAAAATCTGATCACTTCGGATAAAGTTCGGATCAAACAAAAATCCCAATTCCAGTTTTCTCACGCGACGGCGCAACGACGCGACGAAAACCCAATTCAAAAATGAACTACCCCGCAGCAAGCTACGGGGTATCAACAGCCTACACCCTTAGTAAAAATCGCGCAGCAAGCTGCGGGGAATTGAACCCAACTTTTGATTCAAAATTCACCCCCCCCTCATCCCTGGATTCAATGAATCACCCACTCACTCCGCGGAATCAGTTCCGGTTCGGGGCCGGGGCCAAGCTGGATGATGTAACACCCCTTGGAAATATAGCGCTGGCCGGGACCGAAGCTGATGCGCTCGTAATCGAAAACAACGCGGTCCATCTGCATGCTCATTTCGTCGAGCAGGTGATCCCGATAGAGATTGTTTTCGATATCCTGCAACCCCTCGATGACACAACTATCAAGGACGGTGGCAATGCGTGAGGTAATTCGCGGGGCGCCGAAACTTTTCCAGGTTGTTTCGATCGGCTTGCGGGAGAGGAACCCGGTCCCCTCCTCGTCGCCGACATAGGGTTTAAGACGGAACGGCCAGCTAATGAAGACCTGTTCCCGGGCTGTTTCGGGAATCTCCGCAAGCGCCTTGCCGAGCAGGGTCGAGGAAACAAAGATTTGCGTGGGTGAGGCCGTTCCGCCAGGGATCTTTGCCAGCGCCGGCAACACGCTTGCGTCCGCCCACAGCAGCAGCACCCGGGGCTTGCGTTCCGCGAGCAGGGCAGCAAGGGCTTGCGGGTCTTGCAGCTGCTGGTCACTGAGGGTGAGCGAGACCGGCAGTTGCTGGCCCAGGTCGTCGCTGCCGGCAGTAAAGCCGGCAGCCAGGGCCCGCCCGGCCGGGGAATCCTGGATCAGCTGGAGAACTCCGTCCGTCGATGCGTGTCGGTACAGAAAGTGTGCCGCCGCATCCCCTTCCTGATAGTACCCCTTGTTGAAATAGAAGGTGTACCAGTCGTGGTCGGAGACCACCGGCAGATTGGTGACGGGGAAGAGGCAGGGGAGCCGCCGGCTTTCGCAAAAGGTATGAATCGGTCGCCAGTCCTGGTTGGAAATTCCCCCCAGAACCGCAAACACCTGATCGCGGTCCTGGTAGGCGGCCAGTTGCTCCCCCCAGGTTTCCGGCGGGCCCTTGAGATCCCAGATCGCCAGGGACGCGGAACGAAAGGCATACCTCATATCCCCGGTCGGCGTATAACCGGACTTGATAAAATTACGGAACATGGCGACCTGCTGGTTCTGTTCATAAATAAACCGTTGCAGCGGCTGCAGCGCCGCTTCACGATCGCGGGCACTCACATCATCGGTAATGATGGTGGCAAACCTGAAGTTGCCATTGGCTGCCCCCGGGGAGAAGTCGAGGGACAAAAGTTCCAGATAACGGACCAGGATGGCCAGAGCCCGGTCACCCAGGGGATAGCGCGGCATGACGTCGTTAAAGAGCTCACCGACCGGGTCCTCGCCGGTAAGCAAGGCATGTTTCAAGGTTTCCCTGTTGTAGGCCGGACGCTCGAGAATTGTTTTTGCGTAGATGTAGCGTCCCGATATCCGGTCCACATCATTCAACGAGGGGGGACGGCGATAGGGCTGGTAGAGTTCCTTGCCGGTGGTCGGCGGCGTCACCACGCCTCCCTCGAAGGAACCGAGGCCGGCGCGCTGATGGCAGCTGGCGCAGGAGAAGGCGGTGGAATCGACCTCGATATCGCCGCGGATGTATCCCTCCATCACTTCGCCGTCGGGGAGCAGGCCGTCCTGGTACATCTGGCGGCCGAGACGCAGAATCTCCGCTTCGGAGAGTCCCTCCAGGAGGGGATCGGGCTTCGCTATCTCCACCCGCCAGGGCTCGGTCGCCGTCGCCGCGGCCGCGGCGACTGACGACTCCCCTCCCCCTTCCCCGGCCATCACCGGCGTCGCACAGAAGAAGGTGAGGAGCAGCGTCGTCAAAAGGCTGTAAAATTGTCCTCTTAGTCTCATTTTTATAAATCCGCCACTTTCTTGTATTCTGCCATGAACTCCTTACTGCCCATGATGCCGAAGAGACGCACCCAGGTGCCGTCCTTGGGATTGCGGATCATGTTGAGCGGATAGTGGGACATCTTGTCAGGAATGTAGGCATCGAAGGCTGTCATCACCGCGTCGATATCGGCGCGACTGCCGGTGAGAAAGTCCCAGCCCGGCTTGGCGCGGTAGCGGGCGAGATAGTCCTTCATGACCCGAGGGGTATCGTTCTCCGGGTCGATGGTGATCGAGACCAGGTGCACGCTGCGCCCTTCCTTGGCTAGCTTGCGCTGCAGGTTGGCGTAGCCGGCGGAGAGGACGGGGCAGATGGTGGTGCAGGTGCCGTAGATGAAATCGACGATCACTGGTTCTCCCGTTTCAAGATAAGGCCGCAGGGCGACTTTCGCCCCGTCCTGGTTGACGAGGGTGACGTCAGGAATGGTGTAGCGTTCGACGCTGCGCTGGTAGCGGGCCTCGGCGCCCAGCACCGGCTGAACCGTAATGAGGGCCAGGAGCAGGAAGAAACACCATGTACCGAATAGCTTTTTGGGCATCAATCGATCTCCATTGTTGAAGTTAGTGATGCGCAAGGAGCGGGACGCGGGATACGGAATGTGGAACGCGAATGATCAAAAGGTCTTCCCCATCCCTCGTCCCATCACTCAAAGCTTACCCCCGTCTCGCGCGGATCAAATCTGATCACTTCGGATAAAGTTCGGATCAAACAAAAATCCCAATTCCAGTTTTCTCACGCGACGGCGCAACGACGCGACGAAAACCCAATTCAAATTTCAAAATTTAACCACCACCCCCACCAGCGCCGTATGGGCGGTGTACTCGAGCTTGACCTTGTTGCCGCTGGTGTTATTGAACTTGGTATTCTGGGTGGCGAAGTAGCGGTAACCGACATCGAGACGGAGCCAACGGGTGAGGTCGATGTCGAGGCCGCAGCCGGCCTGCCAGGCAAAAACCAGGGTGTCGTCATCGATCAGCGGCACGCCATCGACCACCAGATTGTCGACGGTCAGTTGGGCCACGCCGGCCCCGACCCCGAGATAGGGCGTGACGGGAGAACGGTTGCGAAAGGCGGCAAAGGAGTTGAGCAGCAGGCTGTCGGCGGAAACGGTCCCTTCGGCGCTGACTGCGGTGTCACTGAAGGTGGCCTGGCTGTAATCATTGCTGCGCCTGGCGACATCGAGTTCGAGGCGGCCATCCCCTACCGGCGAACCGGGCGGAAGTTCGTAGCCGAGGGTCAGGGCATAGAGGCTGCCGGGGTCGGTTTCGAGATTGTAACTGCCGAGGGCGTCCTGCGCGGTCGCATCTTCGAGAACCGGCAGCCCGCCATAGAGGCCGGCGTAAAGGCCGTCATGAACTTCGGCCGCGGCCGTGGTGCAGAGCAGTCCGACCAGGGCGAGGGCCATCAGGAATTGGCGCAGCTGTTTCATGGAAAAACCTCTTGCAGTTGGTTAAAGGAGCGGGACGCGGGATGTGGAATGTGGAACGGGAATGATCAAACTGTCTTCCCCTTCCCCCGTCCCACTCATAGCTTAAACCCGTCTCTCGCGGATCAAATCTGATCACTTCTGATGAAAATCGGATCAGGCTATTAAAAGGTCAAGGCTATCTCACGCAACGACGCAACGACGCGACGAAAACCGAATTCAAAATTCAAAATTCAAAATTCAAAATTCAAAATTCAAAATTCAACCCCCCCCCCGTCCCTCTTCCCTAAAAACTGCTGCTGAAATCGAGCCCGGTCCGATTCCCGGTGGTGACACTGATCACCGAGGGGTTGTTGCGCAAAGGATAGGCGCCGCAGGATTCGCCGGGGTCGCAGATCTGGCCGTCATGGTCCGAGTCGGTACCGGAGCGGACCAGGTAATTCCCGGGCGGAACCCCGGTAAAACTGTAGCTGTAGGTGCCGGTGACCGGGTCGGCGGCCTTGGTAAGGCCGGTCAGGCGGCTGCCGCTGGCGGCATCGACGAGCTCGATATGCTGAAAACCGGCGTTAGCAATACCGGACGCGCCGACCTGCATCAGGACGGTGACCGGGTAGCTCGCCGGCTGGTCGGTGACAATGGTGAGGGTCGCGGCGTAGGTGGCGCTGGTCAGACCGGTACGATCGATGTTGATGGTGTAGGTACCGAGGCCGCCGTGGGGGACGGCGCTGGCGTCCACGGTGAGCCAGGAGGCGTTGGGTGTGACCGCGGTGACATTGAGAACGCCGCCGCCGGAATTGCTCAGGGTCAACGACAGGCTGGTGCTGCCGGCACCAAAGTTAAGATAACTCGGACTGATTGCCAGGGACGCCGGCAGGGTGCCGCCGTTGGCGCGGCCGATGGCGGCGAGGACTGACTTCTGGGCATCGATGAGGCCGTAGCCGAAGGAATCGTTGCGCACCGCCGGGCCATCTCCGCCGAGATCCTCGGTGAGGCTGCCGGCAGCAAGGAGAGTGTCGAACTCGGCCGGAGTCAGAGCCGGATATTCCCCTTTCATCAAGCCGGCGACGGCGGCAACGTGGGGTGTCGCCATCGACGTCCCCTGGTAGGGGACGTAGGTATATTTAACCGGCAGGGTATGGTCGTCGCCGCAAGTGCTGATCACCCCGTCGGCGAAGCCGTCGCCGTTACGGTCGGTAGTGCTGTCACCGCCCGGGGCTGCAATATCGACAGCCGCACCGAAGTTGGAGTAAGGCGCCAATTTCTTGTCGATATCGACGGCACTCACGGCAACCACACCAGTCAGAGCAGCAGGATAATCGACCAGGTTGTGGGCGTTACCGGCGGCGGCAACGACGATAATGCCGAGGTCGCGAACCTGGGTAAAGATAGCCTGCTCGTAATCGGAAGCGCCGCCGCCGCCGAGGCTGAGGTTGATAACATCGGCCGGTTTTGCCGGAACGGCACCGGAATCGTTGGCGAGACCAGCGGCATAGAGGACCCCCTGCATGACATCGTAGCTGGTGCCGCCACCAATACCGAGGGTCCGTATCGGCATGATCCTGGCAGCCCAGTCAACCCCTGCAATGCCTGTCCCATTGTTGCCGGCAGCACCGGCGATACCAGCAATATGGGTCCCGTGGAAGCCGCTTGAACCGTCCGGCAACCCTTTATCGCCAACATCTTCGGGGTCAGGGTCAATGCCGTCGCCGTCGCCGGCGACAATCGGGTCAGCAATCAGGTCGTAGCCGCGGCAGTCGTCACTGGCGGTACAGAGCCGCCCGGCGAGGTCGGGGTGATTCATCAGCACCCCGGTGTCGAGGACGGCGACCACCACGGCAGGGTTGCCGGTGGTCAGCTCCCAGGCCTGGGGGAGGTTGATCAGCTCGGCGTTCCACTGGTGCGAAAAGAGGGTGTCGTTGGGTACTAGCGACGACCGCCGGATGTAGTTGAGGTCGGCGCTGACGACATCTGCGCGGCGGCGCAACGATTTGACCAGGTCGAGGGTCGCGCGCTTGGAGGGCAGCGGGACGCCCAGGGCACTCCTGCTGCTGGCTTCGGGGGTAATGGCAAGGGTGCGCGGCGAGGCCACCGCAACCTGCTGGCGAAAGAGCATTGGCGCTCCCGGACGCCCGGCCCGGTAATCAAGACCGAGCGCGGCGGCGCGGTCGCTGGCCGCCTGCGGAGTAATCCCGGCACCGTCGGCATTCTCGCGGAAGCGGACGATGACCTCCCCGGGAACAAACTCGTCTTCAATGTGCAGAGCGCTACCATTGACCATGGCGGGGGCCTGGCCGACGGTGAGGGTATAGTTAGAACCGCTGTTGAAGGCGAAGACCTGGACGTAGTAATCGCCGCTGTTCTGAACCAAAATGGTTTCCTGGGGGCCATGTCCCTCCGATGATTGCACGGTGGAGTTGGCCGGGTCCGTCTGGTAGAGGACAGGGTCGACCAGGAAGAGGTCGAGGTCGGGATTGGCGAGGTTTCCCGGATTTCCGTCATGGTCGGCAATGGTGAGGCTGATCGTCTGACCGGCCGCGAGGGTCATTCGGTACCAGTCCTGCTCATCGCGGGTCGAGACGAAGCGGTCTCCGTTTTGACCGGTAGCGACAAAGGTCGAGTAGCCGCCAAGCACAACCGGGTTGGGAAGCTGCTGGGCATTATCGGGAAGGTTGTTGGCCACCAGGGGCGCCGCCGGGTCGTTGGTGTCGCCATCGACGGCGCTGCCGGCTGCCGCGGTGATGGTCCCGCTGAGGCTGTAGGTGGTCACTGGCGGCGGTGTCACCGGGGCGAGCGATTTGGTCGGCGTGTTGTCGCCGCAGCCGGCAAGGAGCAACAGCAGGGTGATGGCCAAAATTTTTCGCAGCAGCAAGGTTCCAACGACCGCCATGAAATCCTCGTTTGAAGGGGTTCAGTACTTCAGGCTGGTAAATTTACCATATCCGGCAGCAAAAATGTGGTTCAGCGCGCCATGAACAGCCAATTTCGCTAAAACCGGGTCAGGCACGGCTCACGCAAATCAGGATATTGGCCTTGATTAAATCAGACCCTTATCAGACCTTATCCGAACCTATCCGCGCGAAACAACCTTGATCCTGCCCTTGGAACCTGAAGTCAAAACCCGTCTCTCGCGGATCAAATCTGATCACTTCGGATAAAAATCGGATCAGGCCAGAATCTGGATTCAGGCTGTCTCACGCAACGGCGCAACGACGCGACGTCAAAATTCAAAATTCTCCCATCCCCCCCTTCACCCCCCCTTCTTCTTCAACCGCTTGTTCAGGGTCTGCCGTCCCATGCCGAGAAGCTTGGCCGCCATCCCCTGGTTCCCCCTGGTACGGGCCATGGCCTGTTCGATGAGGTAGCTCTCCACTTCGTCGAGCGTGGGGAAATGCCCGAAAAATTCGATCAGAGGATTCCCCTCGGCCTC is a window encoding:
- a CDS encoding Ig-like domain-containing protein; amino-acid sequence: MRKTGQLMMRTLGLVVLLLTAWCGSAFAAGTVSPELAAKIERIRSQQDQRISNQERQAAADSLKALREQIHLYRQQQNDPTKRTKGGGGVTTQGLPGVDFDTIPTGPNEFLLDGRPKPPDYFTTANWAFTPPIAKFVDTLSDLSAVDANGDCIRANNLGQCLPVAVPDTVTYPGADYYEISLREWSEVMHSDMPLGTPVRGYIQTNDGTAAGATNCSNPLPLGDPNFNASDNTCNTVAPPNKGHFLGPIIIAQRDRPVRLKFTNELPADTDGLPDASGHRNGDLFIPVDETVMGAGAGPSYPTGTRGVVSATQCNHDDPLNNSCEFFSQNRATVHLHGGRTPWISDGTPHQWITPKDENTPYPQGVSVAMVPDMPNPGDGSMTFYYSNQQTARLMFYHDHAFGITRLNVLAGMAAGYVIQDEYEKDLAARDIIPGDKPDEMIALVMQDRTFVDATPVPNPQNNNVMTPRVRVTDPLWNWGTGSFAADGVTRNPKTGDLWMPHVYMPAQNPHNPDGSGANPFGRWMYGPWFYPPTVITHPPVANPYYDADCESTDPVILANCQTPGQPPLMPDTPHPSMGMEAFFDSWVVNGTTFPRLEVEPKAYRFRILNAANDRGLNLSIYKADSDPANMSPVTPGGTLPFSGQPVPAGFDPKTEVKMVPASATAGWPADWPIDGRDGGVPDPGTYDPATGRWSNWGPSWVQIGTDAGFLPQPAIRDPQPITWRTDPTAFWVGNVYKTALGLMPAERADVIVDFSKYAGQTLIVYNDAPAAWPAGVFNYDYWTGAPDYRDSGGYGDGGTFNAVTGVYDGGHGPLPGLAPNTRTVMQIKVGTTVSTPSPLNMDALKAEFTTAAPATTVNPNSRPLFERAMEPAIVAQTAYNEAYGKTFPPNAPWRGVRDSINDGHIFKFQTIDDKQVSVLMKPKGIHDEMGASFDPEYGRMSGNLAIEIQPPQTNNANLNLYGYSDVPTEIVDNSTTPDVQVDVLGQLADGTQIWNVSHNGVDTHPIHFHIFDVQLINRLGWDNLIEMPLPNELGWKDTIRISPLEDTIVAVRPVAPALPFGVPDSIRPLNPAIPIGSKMGFSNVDPVTGQAYAPPSFWASPDPNAGPAFGITGVHNVLYNFGWEYVWHCHILSHEEMDMMRPIILQVNTLLADAFSLTRNGAALSWTDPTQVDYTNYPNYLTGSIGSFGNPKNEIGYYIWRSDGGTATYKKVGSALANQTSFTDPAPNADPSLDTYVIEAYTQAGSTYSSPLADVTLTITPSPGPYVPPANLTLTTAVGAPLNTAGTLLSVEYFEGTAATGYTSLGMGVGANFSFSLANLQPGTYNIVAVVNAEVPDPIPGNNGNSAVLYAASAPQQVVVSNTLVTMTAKATVPANPANLFGEISVCDTTTLTVSDPNQTATTTYSWLVNGVTYAGATVVVPALPAGTYPVVLTVTDAGSSVNVNGSFTVVAHAPTITSAGGPYTLNWDSTFTDPNTGVTSPAGYTQLIATAAATDACANTLTYAWDINNDGIYDFTNQKRSLRYSVAYQMLGQVTGSPMTLRVTDSKGAAATLATTISVGPPPTLAAPATITVPATSTSGSFTVSWGAVTGTGVTYTLEESTDNFATSSVVATGITTTSQAITKVSGLFYYRVKADAPAAVSSAWTTGGNGCSILITALTTPAANATFNPGAGVNLAATATTTSAYAVSKVDFYDGATLIGTATGAGPYAASYSPTGTGTHSLKAITTYVGGTTSTSGIVPITVTGVDAPAFTLAPLATSYVLGSTITLTAVPAAVTGDPTATVNLVAFFDGATAISVDMIAPYTFDWAPTTLGTKSVTAVVYYSNGMTATSPILPLSVVPPPVTGVTYVASPTSPQLTGTSVSFTATATGGGANLEYQLLTYAYDAPTPFWTTAVNWQTSPTLNWDTSLAAGAGRYRIEVRVRNVGSTALFEARNSSMVYTLQSPTAVSSVTYTASPVSPQAVGTSVNFTAVATGGGASLEYQLLTYAYDAATPFWTTAVNWQTSPILNWNTNLAAGPGRYRIEVRVRTVGSTALFEARNSSMVYTLQSPTAVTSVTYTASPVSPQAVGTSVNFTAVATGGGASLEYQLLTYAYDAATPFWTTAVNWQTSPILNWNTNLAAGPGRYRIEVRVRTVGSTALFEARNSSMVYTLQSPTAVTSVTYTASPVSPQAVGTSVNFTAVATGGGASLEYQLLTYAYDAATPFWTTAVNWQTSPILNWNTNLAAGPGRYRIEVRVRTVGSTALFEARNFSMVYTLY
- a CDS encoding SCO family protein, encoding MPKKLFGTWCFFLLLALITVQPVLGAEARYQRSVERYTIPDVTLVNQDGAKVALRPYLETGEPVIVDFIYGTCTTICPVLSAGYANLQRKLAKEGRSVHLVSITIDPENDTPRVMKDYLARYRAKPGWDFLTGSRADIDAVMTAFDAYIPDKMSHYPLNMIRNPKDGTWVRLFGIMGSKEFMAEYKKVADL
- a CDS encoding ABC transporter substrate-binding protein, yielding MTTLLLTFFCATPVMAGEGGGESSVAAAAATATEPWRVEIAKPDPLLEGLSEAEILRLGRQMYQDGLLPDGEVMEGYIRGDIEVDSTAFSCASCHQRAGLGSFEGGVVTPPTTGKELYQPYRRPPSLNDVDRISGRYIYAKTILERPAYNRETLKHALLTGEDPVGELFNDVMPRYPLGDRALAILVRYLELLSLDFSPGAANGNFRFATIITDDVSARDREAALQPLQRFIYEQNQQVAMFRNFIKSGYTPTGDMRYAFRSASLAIWDLKGPPETWGEQLAAYQDRDQVFAVLGGISNQDWRPIHTFCESRRLPCLFPVTNLPVVSDHDWYTFYFNKGYYQEGDAAAHFLYRHASTDGVLQLIQDSPAGRALAAGFTAGSDDLGQQLPVSLTLSDQQLQDPQALAALLAERKPRVLLLWADASVLPALAKIPGGTASPTQIFVSSTLLGKALAEIPETAREQVFISWPFRLKPYVGDEEGTGFLSRKPIETTWKSFGAPRITSRIATVLDSCVIEGLQDIENNLYRDHLLDEMSMQMDRVVFDYERISFGPGQRYISKGCYIIQLGPGPEPELIPRSEWVIH
- a CDS encoding outer membrane protein, producing MKQLRQFLMALALVGLLCTTAAAEVHDGLYAGLYGGLPVLEDATAQDALGSYNLETDPGSLYALTLGYELPPGSPVGDGRLELDVARRSNDYSQATFSDTAVSAEGTVSADSLLLNSFAAFRNRSPVTPYLGVGAGVAQLTVDNLVVDGVPLIDDDTLVFAWQAGCGLDIDLTRWLRLDVGYRYFATQNTKFNNTSGNKVKLEYTAHTALVGVVVKF